Part of the Bacteroidota bacterium genome, GCTTCTTTTGAAATATCTTCAAGGCTTTATAACAAGCTTAACTCAACAGGTACTCGAAATTTAAAGGAGTTATTAGAGGAATATGAAGTAAAAGATCTACTAAAATTAAGAGGATTCGGTAAGAAAGGTTATTTTGAATTTATTACTTTGCTACACTATACAAATAGTGGAAATATCGATTTTGAGTTCTGAAAGGTAATACATTTACCTATTCACTTTAGTCAATTAATTATTACTCGGCAGTCTTTATTATACGCTGGGCATATAGGTGATTGGTGGGTCTTCTTGCCTTTTACACTCAACCAGTTCTACGCTTTGTAGTTTAATTTCTTTTGGCATAAAAAAATTGAAATCCCCCTACACACAAATAGAATCTTTTACTTTCTCCAAAACGGGCAGATTCTACACACCTAGGAACAAGTAAAAGAGAGCTGTTTTCTCCAACCCAAAGTTCCTGCATCATATATAAATAAAGGCTTATGCTTTTAAACTACTAATAATAATGGACAGTTTATAAAATAAAATATTATTTTCTTTGAATTTACTTTTAAAACTGATATTCAATGACTTATTACAATAATATGATTATTTACAAGTATTTTATTTATCTTTGAAAAACTATAGTTTATCTATTAATTTTTCTCGTTCATTTTTGAGTTACCCCAGTAAAGATCGATTTCCCCGATTTCATTTATTTTTTTTTATATTTTATCCTTAAAAGATTCATGTGTACATACATTTTGAAAGTTATGCGAAAGAAAACTACAATTGTTGTCTTATTGTTTTTAAGTGTTTTTGCTGTAAAATCCCAAACTTATACCATTCCTGGTGCTACAAAGCAGCCTGCATGGACATTTCCTATATGGATGGAAGATGGCAGCGGACAAAAAGATTCTGTTTACATTGGGTATGATCCTAATAGTAGCGGACATTTCGGAGGGAATTTTTGGATGGCCCCACCTTATAATGAAGGAGCGGCAGATACTTCTTTTGGAGAAAAATGGGTAAAAAGAGGGAGTGGATTTTATATTGAACTCCTTGAGAATCCCACCTTAGATTCAATATCAAAAGTCATTGTTACTCAATGGAATTTTTTGAATCTTAATATAAGATTAAACAACGGCATCTGGCCTATCACCATTAAATATGATGTGGGCTTATTTTATGCTGATACATTACCATTTACTGATACCATAAAACCGGAAGCGTATGCTGAATTTTATTGCAGTGATGTTTGGCCAGATTCTGATTTTAATTGCTTTACAAATGGCCCGACATATTATTTAACGGATTCTACCCATTACTATTTTGGAAGTAATTGGAGAGTAATGCCAGGTGGTTTTGTATTAACTGGTGATAATACAACAACTTCTCCCAATGGAATGGGAATTGACATAATATTCAAAGATTTTTATTCATTTTTTAATCAAGTAAAAGTTAAAGAAAACATTGGCAATAATTCTTTAAAGGTATTTCCAAATCCTGCGAATAATAATATTACAATTGAAGGTGCTACAGAAGGACCATATAATGTTGCAATTTTAGATTATTCAGGAAGAACTGTATTTTCAAAAAATAATCTCCCTAATAAAAGTTCAATACCTGTTTTTTATTTAGAAGCCGGACTTTATTTTATCAAAGTATCAACTTCAGAATCAGTAAATCTAATTAAACTAATAAAACAATAAATATGAAAAATTTCAATTTGATTATTTGCTTTTTTTTTATGTCTATAATTGCTAATGCTCAATTAAGAGAAATAAAGAATGGCGTTAGCATTCCTCCTAAAGGTGAGTTTAGGGCTTTTATTGTTTTTGTTGATATAGATTACTCACAATCGGTATGTCCTTGTGGTTTTGGATCAGGTGATGATTATGCTCCTACTTGGCCTGTTATTAATGGAGTTACTCAGGTCCCCACGGATGCTCATACTTATTTTAACCCAAATTTGATTAGTTTTCAAAGCAATCCCGCTTTTATTACTGACTATTTTTACCAAGCCTCTTTTGGCTCCTATAAACTTTTTGGTGACTATTATCCAAAAGTAATAAAGGTAAACTGCGATGAGGTTGATTTTGGGAATGGATTAAATCTCATTTTAGGTAAACTTCAACAAGAACCATTACAAAATGGCACTTTATATTCAGCAAGTGGTTTGCCACTGGCAGCATTTGATTCATGGACACCTACGGCTCAAGGATTCCAAAAATTAAATACAAGCGAAAAATAGTGTCAAATTCAATCCTATATTTAGATAATGTATTATTTACATCTACTACAGGTGCGAAAAATAATCATCATGGACTTCATGCCTCGGTTGATGTAACTCATCATATTCATAATTCCACTTTTGAATATGGGCGCTATGGAGCTTATTCCGTCTTAACTTTAAATCATGTCCATTCCAATTTTGCTGAAACAATTAAATTCACTAATTGTATTTTTCGCAATAATGATTATGGTTTAGTAACTGTTGGGCAAGGAGCACATATAGAAAACACTCAATTTTTAAATAATTCTAATACAGGCTGGTCTGCGCAGGGAATGACCATGCCATCTGAATTTAAAAATAGTAGCATTCTTAATAGTCCTACTGGGATTAATTACATAGCAGGTTCTACAGGGAATTTATTTATTAATTATTCCAATGTAACCAATACCTCAAGTAATGGAATAGTGTTTTTAGGCAATGCTTTATTAAGTGTTAATTGCAGTAATATTAATTCAACAAATAATAGTTCAAGCAAGGGAATATATTTAGGAGACGGAGCATCAATTAACATGAGTCCTTCACTATCTCCTCCATCTGGAAGATCTAGAGTGACAGGAAGGATTTCCATTCAAGGAGCAGAAGAAGCGCTAATTTCAAACCCTACTGAAAGAGTCAAAATAATTGGCGCAGCAAATGAATTATTTCTTGATCAGGGACAGAACAACCTTAGCCCACAAAGTTCCCAAGGCAAGGCCATCAATGGGAATTTTTACTTTGATGCTTGTCCTACAAGCCCAATTATTGCCAATTTTAACAGATGGAATTCTTCAAATACCAGTCCGGCAAATGGTATTGATTATCATGTTCGCTCACCAATGTGCATTAATACTACTATTTTTATAACAGATAATAATCCGGGAAGTATAGTATGTACAGCAATTGCCAGGCCTCGCCAATCTTTTTATAAGCCGCACGAAATGGCGGAAGCAAACCAAGGAGGCCCTAACTCAATTTTTAAAAAATTTGAAAGGGGATTAAACAAACTTGAAAGTAAAGATTACATTGACGCGATAAATGAGTTTAGAGATATATTATTTGCGAACATTCCTCAACCAACTCCACTTTCAAAAAAAGTAACAGAGCTTTCTTATAATTATATGCATTATGCTGTAGGAAAAGCTTATTCAGAGGGACTGATTAATAATACAGGTTCAGGAACTAATCAATATATGGCAAGTCTTTTAGCAATTGAGGATATTAGGATTAATAAAGCTATCCTTGATTCGGATATTAGTGCTGAATATACAGCGAAAATGGATAAAGCAAAATCACTGGTGTTAGCAGATAAAAGAACTGATGCATTACCTATTTTTTATGGGAATTATATAATTTCAGATTCAAGCAATTTTGAAGAACTTGATAGTTGGATTTGTATTATTAATAAAGAGCAGGATTTGATTGATGGAATTCTTGAATTAAAGGATTTTGCCGAAGCTTTAATTAACTGTCAAGAGCAAACCACTGTATTAAATAGAATTAATAATAGTAATGATCCTCAGGAAATAATGAGGATTTTTGAATCTAAAGGAAGATCAAAGAATTCCAATGAAGCAAAAACTTCAAATAATCCTGCTGCTTTTTTGGAAGAAACTACTGCTATTGCTAATATTCCAGTTTTTAAATTTTATCCAAACCCTACAAATGGCAAATTTACTATCGAATCTAAAAACATTCATAATATCAAAATCTTCAACCTAATTGGGGACCTTATCTATGAATATAAGCCTAATACAGAACAATCCTTGTTTGAAATAGATCTTTCTGCCCATGCTAAAGGGGTTTATATAATTAAAGTAAATGGAGAGAATTATATTGAAGTAAAAAAATTGGTTCATCAATAATTCATTAATAAGCTTTGCTTTTTAAGCTTAACTGCAAATAAAAAAAGGCTGCTTATAATTGTGAAAGCAGTCTTTTTTTATTTTGTTTTTCTGTTTTTTCATCATTAAAATTAGCTTTCTAAATACATTGCAGCCAATGTGCAGTTTTGTGTGCTGTGTATTTCAATTTTTTGGATGCATGAAGAAAAATTAAATTGCGAAGCATAGGACTGCCCCTGTATTTTAAAATTGCAGAAAGTTACTGAATGATTAAGGCAAGAAAGGCCACCAATCCCTTCTGTGACTAGTGAATAAAAGTCTGCCGCAGAACATTTCCTTCATACCGAAGGTGGGGCTGATTTGCAACTTTTCTGGATCCAGTGTTATGGCGCATTTTTTATTATTTTTCTTCGAACTATTCCTT contains:
- a CDS encoding T9SS type A sorting domain-containing protein — protein: MRKKTTIVVLLFLSVFAVKSQTYTIPGATKQPAWTFPIWMEDGSGQKDSVYIGYDPNSSGHFGGNFWMAPPYNEGAADTSFGEKWVKRGSGFYIELLENPTLDSISKVIVTQWNFLNLNIRLNNGIWPITIKYDVGLFYADTLPFTDTIKPEAYAEFYCSDVWPDSDFNCFTNGPTYYLTDSTHYYFGSNWRVMPGGFVLTGDNTTTSPNGMGIDIIFKDFYSFFNQVKVKENIGNNSLKVFPNPANNNITIEGATEGPYNVAILDYSGRTVFSKNNLPNKSSIPVFYLEAGLYFIKVSTSESVNLIKLIKQ
- a CDS encoding T9SS type A sorting domain-containing protein, encoding MSNSILYLDNVLFTSTTGAKNNHHGLHASVDVTHHIHNSTFEYGRYGAYSVLTLNHVHSNFAETIKFTNCIFRNNDYGLVTVGQGAHIENTQFLNNSNTGWSAQGMTMPSEFKNSSILNSPTGINYIAGSTGNLFINYSNVTNTSSNGIVFLGNALLSVNCSNINSTNNSSSKGIYLGDGASINMSPSLSPPSGRSRVTGRISIQGAEEALISNPTERVKIIGAANELFLDQGQNNLSPQSSQGKAINGNFYFDACPTSPIIANFNRWNSSNTSPANGIDYHVRSPMCINTTIFITDNNPGSIVCTAIARPRQSFYKPHEMAEANQGGPNSIFKKFERGLNKLESKDYIDAINEFRDILFANIPQPTPLSKKVTELSYNYMHYAVGKAYSEGLINNTGSGTNQYMASLLAIEDIRINKAILDSDISAEYTAKMDKAKSLVLADKRTDALPIFYGNYIISDSSNFEELDSWICIINKEQDLIDGILELKDFAEALINCQEQTTVLNRINNSNDPQEIMRIFESKGRSKNSNEAKTSNNPAAFLEETTAIANIPVFKFYPNPTNGKFTIESKNIHNIKIFNLIGDLIYEYKPNTEQSLFEIDLSAHAKGVYIIKVNGENYIEVKKLVHQ